In Scophthalmus maximus strain ysfricsl-2021 chromosome 16, ASM2237912v1, whole genome shotgun sequence, the following proteins share a genomic window:
- the lrrc3ca gene encoding leucine-rich repeat-containing protein 3B, producing the protein MSLLADWLLRHSVVMCLLLHSLVLMTFCFHHAATSCSKSCYCSESESSGKTVRCSNLQLTEIPQDIPNDTRRIFLDFNLFTTIPTNAFEGLPHLVELDLSHNELSQLEVGAFRGLGPSLQFLDLSSNKLVHFNPDAYEGLRARANLTNNPWHCDCNLQMAMPHVHLEPASLTGIVCQTSDPEEIGVQGLAFLLAPDIDLCVVMKRTTDVAMLVVMFGWFSMVISYLVYYVRANQEDARRHLEYLKSLPSRPDKSEESSTISTVV; encoded by the coding sequence ATGTCCCTACTTGCAGACTGGCTACTGCGCCACTCGGTGGTCATGTGTTTGCTGCTGCACAGCCTGGTGCTAATGACCTTCTGCTTCCACCATGCTGCGACCAGTTGCTCCAAGAGCTGCTACTGCTCTGAGAGTGAGAGCAGTGGCAAGACGGTGCGCTGCAGCAATCTGCAGCTCACAGAGATCCCCCAGGATATCCCCAATGACACACGACGCATCTTCTTGGACTTCAACCTCTTCACCACAATCCCGACAAATGCTTTTGAAGGTTTGCCTCATCTGGTCGAACTGGATCTATCACACAATGAATTAAGCCAGCTAGAAGTGGGGGCGTTCCGAGGCCTGGGCCCCTCACTACAGTTCCTGGACCTTTCCTCCAACAAGTTAGTACACTTTAACCCTGATGCCTATGAGGGGCTGCGGGCTCGCGCCAATCTAACAAACAATCCATGGCACTGTGACTGCAATCTGCAGATGGCCATGCCTCACGTACACCTGGAGCCTGCATCACTGACTGGCATTGTGTGCCAGACTTCAGACCCTGAGGAAATAGGAGTTCAAGGACTTGCCTTCCTGTTGGCACCTGACATAGACCTATGTGTGGTGATGAAGAGGACTACAGATGTGGCCATGCTGGTCGTCATGTTCGGCTGGTTCAGCATGGTCATCTCCTACCTGGTCTACTATGTCAGGGCGAACCAGGAGGACGCCCGCAGACATCTTGAGTATCTCAAGTCTTTGCCCAGCAGACCGGACAAGTCAGAGGAGTCTTCCACTATTAGTACTGTGGTATAG